One genomic region from bacterium encodes:
- a CDS encoding M48 family metallopeptidase, with translation MNLYALIILAALLADFLLAGVAKGLNLRTLSKPLPDEFAGVFDPEAYARMQAYTREKTVFSLITAAFDLAVLLIFWFAGGFNWLDQLVRGWGWPPLVNGLLYIGLLMAASGALSLPFTVYHTFVIEAKYGFNRTTVKTFILDLVKGLVLAVVLGGPLLAGLLAFFQYAGAWAWFYAWVVTSGYSLLVSFVAPTWIMPLFNKFTPLEEGELRTAILTFTEKVRFPLRGVFVMDGSKRSTKSNAFFTGFGRNKRIVLLDTLIEKQTTVELVAVLAHEIGHYKKKHILIGMLISIVHMGIMFFLLSLFIRVVELHAAFRMEQLSLYAGLVFFGLLYSPVEMILGPLTNGLSRRHEYQADHFAAVSGLSEAMISALKKLSRDNLSHLTPHPFYVWLTYSHPPVLERIQHLRIFSQENTTS, from the coding sequence ATGAATCTCTATGCGCTGATCATTCTGGCCGCCTTGTTGGCCGATTTCCTGCTGGCCGGTGTGGCGAAGGGCTTGAACCTCAGAACCTTGTCGAAGCCGCTGCCTGACGAGTTCGCCGGTGTGTTCGATCCGGAAGCCTACGCCAGGATGCAGGCCTATACCCGCGAGAAGACGGTGTTCAGTCTGATCACGGCCGCCTTCGATCTGGCCGTGCTGTTGATCTTCTGGTTTGCCGGTGGATTCAATTGGCTGGATCAATTGGTGCGCGGCTGGGGATGGCCTCCGCTGGTCAACGGCCTGCTCTATATCGGCTTGCTCATGGCCGCCTCCGGTGCGCTCTCCCTGCCTTTTACCGTCTATCACACCTTCGTCATCGAGGCGAAATACGGTTTTAACCGCACCACGGTCAAGACCTTCATCCTCGACCTGGTCAAAGGATTGGTGCTGGCGGTTGTATTGGGCGGGCCATTGCTGGCAGGACTACTCGCTTTTTTCCAGTATGCGGGGGCCTGGGCGTGGTTCTATGCCTGGGTGGTTACGTCGGGGTATTCGCTGCTGGTGAGTTTTGTCGCCCCGACTTGGATCATGCCGCTATTCAATAAATTCACGCCGCTGGAGGAGGGCGAGCTTAGGACGGCGATCCTGACCTTTACGGAGAAGGTGCGTTTCCCCCTCAGGGGTGTTTTTGTCATGGACGGCTCGAAGCGGTCAACCAAATCGAACGCCTTTTTCACCGGATTTGGCAGGAACAAGCGTATCGTCCTGCTCGATACACTGATCGAAAAACAGACCACAGTTGAACTGGTCGCGGTGCTGGCGCATGAAATCGGCCATTATAAGAAGAAACACATCCTGATCGGGATGCTGATCAGCATCGTGCATATGGGGATCATGTTCTTCCTGCTATCGCTCTTCATCCGCGTTGTGGAACTGCATGCGGCTTTCAGGATGGAGCAGCTCTCGCTCTATGCCGGTCTGGTCTTCTTCGGCTTGCTCTATTCGCCGGTCGAGATGATCCTCGGGCCGTTGACGAACGGGCTATCGCGCCGGCATGAATATCAGGCCGATCATTTTGCCGCCGTCTCCGGCCTAAGTGAAGCGATGATTTCAGCGCTAAAAAAACTCTCGCGCGACAATCTCTCACATCTTACCCCGCATCCCTTTTACGTCTGGCTGACCTACTCCCATCCGCCGGTGCTGGAGCGGATACAACATCTCCGTATCTTCTCGCAAGAAAATACGACGTCGTAA
- a CDS encoding type II toxin-antitoxin system PemK/MazF family toxin: MVIKQGEVYWISLEPPIGSGPGYRHPHVVIQNNLFNASKIRTVVVCALTSNLQRGRSPGNVTLKKGEAGLPKASVANVTQLFTVDKAELTEKIGTLSPDRMRQILDGIELLTRPRNP; this comes from the coding sequence CTGGTGATCAAGCAGGGTGAGGTCTACTGGATTTCCCTGGAGCCCCCAATCGGATCCGGACCCGGATATCGCCATCCACACGTCGTCATCCAGAACAACCTCTTCAATGCCAGCAAGATCCGCACGGTGGTTGTTTGTGCCTTGACTTCCAACCTGCAGCGCGGCCGCTCGCCGGGCAATGTGACCCTCAAAAAGGGTGAAGCGGGACTGCCCAAGGCGAGCGTTGCCAATGTGACCCAGCTTTTCACCGTGGACAAAGCGGAGCTGACCGAAAAAATCGGGACGCTCTCCCCCGACCGGATGCGCCAGATTCTTGACGGCATCGAGCTGCTGACGCGGCCGCGAAATCCCTGA
- a CDS encoding ribbon-helix-helix protein, CopG family has translation MAIAKTAISIQKPLLDKVDTLAKDLSLSRSKIFTLAVEAYLEQLQNQILLEKIDEAFSDPDPREQGYLAHMRRRQRHLLEDTW, from the coding sequence ATGGCAATCGCGAAAACGGCAATCTCCATTCAGAAACCGCTCCTCGACAAGGTCGATACCTTGGCCAAGGACCTTTCGCTCTCGCGCAGCAAGATCTTCACTTTGGCCGTCGAGGCCTATCTGGAGCAGCTGCAGAACCAGATCCTTCTGGAGAAGATCGACGAGGCCTTTTCCGACCCCGATCCGCGCGAGCAGGGCTACCTGGCGCATATGCGGCGGCGGCAGCGCCATCTCCTGGAGGATACCTGGTGA